In Nerophis lumbriciformis linkage group LG04, RoL_Nlum_v2.1, whole genome shotgun sequence, a single window of DNA contains:
- the mettl25b gene encoding methyltransferase-like protein 25B isoform X2 has protein sequence MGVKPGQRLSSDEQKDLAQRLTAFLHQYRFLSESYVIEFFTEDLWHQLPVSWQSVLQNLSYPQTADLLLDTDYQPRRYPCVWPLSLLAFRASAHALTFPRHSWRGAGATDASARPQEFRDNPHQSSLLAHIFRKHVKPKKQHEIRELGALVEQLCEQTGCKRVVDVGSGQGHLTRFLSFGCGLSVTAIEADPTLVATATKFDGELLLALKKEEQKRCSYELPSSPRHVTGWVDPKASWEVFVKQLEGHVIPAGHCKKRARVSPCCAALDSKSSGPPGDESCDRSDFVLTGLHACGDLSPTLLRHFVKCPHIRAITSVACCYMKLSTQEQPAPPGVVGPPPSTSDRDPPRSDFGYPMSEHVRALPGHELSYKAREGACHAVEHYIRRLREESALLRTHSYRAMLETFVTEARPQLRRAGIQTVKKAHLLTFTEYAKLGLARVGLPPSLPLDPGCVERMLAQQGKVVVYFSLALLLAPVVETLVLLDRMIYLQENGVDSQLLPLFDPDFSPRNFVLVGLKTGG, from the exons ATGGGAGTAAAACCAGGACAACGTCTTTCTTCTGACGAGCAAAAAGATCTGGCCCAAAGACTCACCGCCTTTCTGCACCAGTACAGGTTCTTATCGGAGTCGTATGTGATT GAGTTCTTCACTGAGGATTTGTGGCACCAGTTACCTGTCAGCTGGCAGTCTGTCCTGCAGAACCTGTCCTACCCTCAGACTGCAGACCTGCTGCTGGACACTGACTATCAACCCAGGAG GTATCCGTGCGTGTGGCCGCTGTCCCTACTGGCTTTCCGGGCCTCGGCCCACGCGCTCACCTTTCCCAGACACTCCTGGCGGGGTGCGGGCGCCACGGACGCTTCAGCCAGGCCGCAAGAGTTCCGCGACAATCCGCACCAGAGCTCCCTGCTGGCCCACATCTTCCGCAAGCACGTCAAGCCCAAGAAGCAGCACGAGATCCGAGAGCTGGGCGCG CTGGTGGAGCAACTCTGCGAGCAGACTGGGTGCAAGCGAGTGGTGGACGTAGGCTCCGGACAG GGCCATTTGACTCGCTTCCTGTCGTTCGGGTGCGGTTTGTCCGTGACCGCCATTGAGGCTGATCCCACCTTGGTTGCCACGGCGACCAAGTTTGACGGAGAGCTACTACTGGCGCTGAAGAAGGAAGAACAGAAACGG tgtTCTTATGAGCTGCCATCATCACCTCGCCACGTGACAGGTTGGGTGGACCCCAAGGCATCATGGGAGGTTTTCGTCAAACAGCTGGAAGGTCACGTTATTCCAGCGGGACACTGCAAAAAGCGAGCACGGGTGTCGCCATGCTGCGCCGCGCTTGACTCCAAATCATCCGGTCCTCCTGGGGACGAGTCTTGTGACCGGTCAGACTTTGTCCTGACCGGTCTGCACGCCTGCGGGGACCTCAGCCCCACCCTCCTCCGTCATTTCGTCAAATGCCCCCACATCCGCGCCATCACCTCTGTGGCGTGCTGCTACATGAAACTCTCCACCCAGGAGCAGCCCGCCCCTCCGGGCGTGGTCGGACCGCCGCCGTCGACCTCAGACCGGGACCCGCCGCGCTCCGACTTTGGCTACCCTATGAGCGAGCACGTGCGGGCATTGCCGGGACACGAGCTGTCCTACAAGGCGCGGGAGGGGGCGTGTCACGCCGTGGAGCACTACATCAGGAGGCTGCGGGAGGAGAGCGCCCTGCTGCGCACGCACTCCTACCGCGCCATGTTGGAGACCTTCGTCACGGAGGCCAGGCCGCAGCTGCGCAGGGCGGGGATCCAGACGGTGAAGAAAGCCCACTTGCTAACCTTCACTGA gtaCGCCAAGTTGGGTCTGGCCCGGGTCGGCCTGCCCCCCTCCCTCCCTCTTGACCCGGGCTGCGTGGAGCGCATGCTGGCGCAGCAAGGCAAGGTGGTCGTCTACTTCAGCCTGGCTCTGCTGCTGGCTCCTGTGGTAGAGACGCTGGTGCTGCTGGACCGCATGATCTACCTGCAGGAGAACG GTGTGGACAGTCAGCTGCTGCCTCTTTTTGACCCGGATTTTTCCCCAAGAAACTTTGTGCTGGTGggtctgaagaccggaggctag
- the isg20l2 gene encoding interferon-stimulated 20 kDa exonuclease-like 2 — protein sequence MSDLLLNMSFSEDSTVPSRKTKKSGFRVKRNVKNGSKFAGRQNRWSQKTLRPNQEYFQGARSNKPSQSAQAEALIRRHMENNHFRKGANKNNTFPKQKFTSAGRPSCHPSSSRRPCSGVPSKCVAIDCEMVGAGAKGHLSLLARCSVVSYDGDVMYDKFIKPAMAVTNYRTRWSGIRARDLVNATPFHQARKEILKLLEGKVVIGHAIHNDFKCLQYSHPTALTRDTSCSPALNLKAGFQEKDIVSLKRLTKALFDRDIQVGRMGHSSVEDAQATMELYKAVEDEWEQRLAPRKP from the exons ATGTCCGACCTTCTCTTGAACATGTCCTTTTCTGAAGACTCTACTGTGCCTTCAAGAAAAACAAAGAAAAGCGGGTTCCGTGTGAAACGGAACGTCAAAAATGGGAGTAAGTTCGCCGGACGCCAAAATAGGTGGTCCCAAAAGACGCTAAGGCCCAACCAGGAGTATTTTCAGGGAGCCCGCTCCAACAAGCCTTCACAAAGCGCACAGGCAGAAGCGCTGATCAGGAGACACATGGAGAATAATCACTTCAGAAAAGGTGCTAACAAAAATAATACATTCCCAAAGCAAAAGTTCACATCCGCCGGGCGTCCGTCGTGTCACCCGTCCTCGAGCCGTCGGCCTTGTTCGGGCGTGCCCAGCAAGTGCGTCGCCATCGACTGCGAGATGGTCGGCGCCGGCGCCAAAGGACACCTCAGCCTGCTGGCACGCTGCAGCGTGGTGTCCTACGACGGCGACGTGATGTACGACAAGTTCATCAAGCCCGCCATGGCCGTCACCAACTACCGCACGCGCTGGAGCGGCATCCGAGCCCGTGACCTCGTCAACGCTACGCCCTTCCACCAAGCCCGAAAAGAG ATACTGAAGCTTCTTGAGGGCAAGGTGGTGATCGGCCACGCCATCCACAACGACTTCAAATGCCTTCAATACTCGCATCCGACCGCCCTGACCAGGGACACGTCCTGCAGTCCGGCGCTCAACCTGAAGGCGGGCTTCCAGGAGAAGGACATCGTCTCCCTGAAGAGGCTCACCAAGGCCCTTTTTGACCGCGACATCCAG GTGGGGAGGATGGGCCACTCCTCGGTGGAGGACGCTCAAGCCACCATGGAGCTCTACAAAGCAGTGGAGGACGAGTGGGAGCAGAGGCTGGCCCCACGCAAGCCGTGA
- the mettl25b gene encoding methyltransferase-like protein 25B isoform X1: MGVKPGQRLSSDEQKDLAQRLTAFLHQYRFLSESYVIEFFTEDLWHQLPVSWQSVLQNLSYPQTADLLLDTDYQPRRYPCVWPLSLLAFRASAHALTFPRHSWRGAGATDASARPQEFRDNPHQSSLLAHIFRKHVKPKKQHEIRELGALVEQLCEQTGCKRVVDVGSGQGHLTRFLSFGCGLSVTAIEADPTLVATATKFDGELLLALKKEEQKRKCSYELPSSPRHVTGWVDPKASWEVFVKQLEGHVIPAGHCKKRARVSPCCAALDSKSSGPPGDESCDRSDFVLTGLHACGDLSPTLLRHFVKCPHIRAITSVACCYMKLSTQEQPAPPGVVGPPPSTSDRDPPRSDFGYPMSEHVRALPGHELSYKAREGACHAVEHYIRRLREESALLRTHSYRAMLETFVTEARPQLRRAGIQTVKKAHLLTFTEYAKLGLARVGLPPSLPLDPGCVERMLAQQGKVVVYFSLALLLAPVVETLVLLDRMIYLQENGVDSQLLPLFDPDFSPRNFVLVGLKTGG; the protein is encoded by the exons ATGGGAGTAAAACCAGGACAACGTCTTTCTTCTGACGAGCAAAAAGATCTGGCCCAAAGACTCACCGCCTTTCTGCACCAGTACAGGTTCTTATCGGAGTCGTATGTGATT GAGTTCTTCACTGAGGATTTGTGGCACCAGTTACCTGTCAGCTGGCAGTCTGTCCTGCAGAACCTGTCCTACCCTCAGACTGCAGACCTGCTGCTGGACACTGACTATCAACCCAGGAG GTATCCGTGCGTGTGGCCGCTGTCCCTACTGGCTTTCCGGGCCTCGGCCCACGCGCTCACCTTTCCCAGACACTCCTGGCGGGGTGCGGGCGCCACGGACGCTTCAGCCAGGCCGCAAGAGTTCCGCGACAATCCGCACCAGAGCTCCCTGCTGGCCCACATCTTCCGCAAGCACGTCAAGCCCAAGAAGCAGCACGAGATCCGAGAGCTGGGCGCG CTGGTGGAGCAACTCTGCGAGCAGACTGGGTGCAAGCGAGTGGTGGACGTAGGCTCCGGACAG GGCCATTTGACTCGCTTCCTGTCGTTCGGGTGCGGTTTGTCCGTGACCGCCATTGAGGCTGATCCCACCTTGGTTGCCACGGCGACCAAGTTTGACGGAGAGCTACTACTGGCGCTGAAGAAGGAAGAACAGAAACGG aagtgtTCTTATGAGCTGCCATCATCACCTCGCCACGTGACAGGTTGGGTGGACCCCAAGGCATCATGGGAGGTTTTCGTCAAACAGCTGGAAGGTCACGTTATTCCAGCGGGACACTGCAAAAAGCGAGCACGGGTGTCGCCATGCTGCGCCGCGCTTGACTCCAAATCATCCGGTCCTCCTGGGGACGAGTCTTGTGACCGGTCAGACTTTGTCCTGACCGGTCTGCACGCCTGCGGGGACCTCAGCCCCACCCTCCTCCGTCATTTCGTCAAATGCCCCCACATCCGCGCCATCACCTCTGTGGCGTGCTGCTACATGAAACTCTCCACCCAGGAGCAGCCCGCCCCTCCGGGCGTGGTCGGACCGCCGCCGTCGACCTCAGACCGGGACCCGCCGCGCTCCGACTTTGGCTACCCTATGAGCGAGCACGTGCGGGCATTGCCGGGACACGAGCTGTCCTACAAGGCGCGGGAGGGGGCGTGTCACGCCGTGGAGCACTACATCAGGAGGCTGCGGGAGGAGAGCGCCCTGCTGCGCACGCACTCCTACCGCGCCATGTTGGAGACCTTCGTCACGGAGGCCAGGCCGCAGCTGCGCAGGGCGGGGATCCAGACGGTGAAGAAAGCCCACTTGCTAACCTTCACTGA gtaCGCCAAGTTGGGTCTGGCCCGGGTCGGCCTGCCCCCCTCCCTCCCTCTTGACCCGGGCTGCGTGGAGCGCATGCTGGCGCAGCAAGGCAAGGTGGTCGTCTACTTCAGCCTGGCTCTGCTGCTGGCTCCTGTGGTAGAGACGCTGGTGCTGCTGGACCGCATGATCTACCTGCAGGAGAACG GTGTGGACAGTCAGCTGCTGCCTCTTTTTGACCCGGATTTTTCCCCAAGAAACTTTGTGCTGGTGggtctgaagaccggaggctag